A stretch of Ursus arctos isolate Adak ecotype North America unplaced genomic scaffold, UrsArc2.0 scaffold_4, whole genome shotgun sequence DNA encodes these proteins:
- the SLC5A3 gene encoding sodium/myo-inositol cotransporter: MRAVLETADIAIVALYFILVMCIGFFAMWKSNRSTVSGYFLAGRSMTWVAIGASLFVSNIGSEHFIGLAGSGAASGFAVGAWEFNALLLLQLLGWVFIPIYIRSGVYTMPEYLSKRFGGHRIQVYFAALSLILYIFTKLSVDLYSGALFIQESLGWNLYVSVILLIGMTALLTVTGGLVAVIYTDTLQALLMIVGALTLMIISMMEIGGFEEVKRRYMLASPNVTSILLTYNLSNTNSCNVHPKKDALKMLRNPTDEDVPWPGFVLGQTPASVWYWCADQVIVQRVLAAKNIAHAKGSTLMAGFLKLLPMFIIVVPGMISRILFADDIACINPEHCMQVCGSRAGCSNIAYPRLVMKLVPVGLRGLMMAVMIAALMSDLDSIFNSASTIFTLDVYKLIRRSASSRELMIVGRIFVAFMVVISIAWVPIIVEMQGGQMYLYIQEVADYLTPPVAALFLLAIFWKRCNEQGAFYGGMAGFVLGAVRLTLAFAYRAPECDQPDNRPGFIKDIHYMYVATALFWVTGLITVIVSLLTPPPTKEQIRTTTFWSKKSLVVKESCSPKDEPYKMQEKSILRCSENSEAINHIIPNGKSEDSIKGLQPEDVNLLVTCREEGNPVASLGHSEAETPVDAYSNGQAALMGEKERKKETEDGGRYWKFIDWFCGFKSKSLSKRSLRDLMEEEAVCLQMLEEPPQVKLILNIGLFAVCSLGIFMFVYFSL, from the coding sequence ATGAGGGCTGTACTGGAGACAGCAGACATTGCCATAGTGGCCCTGTATTTTATCCTGGTCATGTGCATTGGTTTTTTTGCCATGTGGAAATCTAATAGAAGCACCGTGAGTGGATACTTCCTGGCGGGGCGCTCTATGACCTGGGTAGCAATTGGTGCCTCTCTGTTTGTGAGCAATATTGGGAGTGAGCACTTCATTGGGCTGGCAGGATCTGGAGCTGCAAGTGGATTTGCAGTGGGCGCATGGGAATTCAATGCCTTACTGCTTTTGCAACTTCTGGGATGGGTTTTCATCCCGATTTACATCCGGTCAGGGGTATACACCATGCCTGAATACTTGTCCAAGCGATTTGGTGGCCATAGGATTCAGGTCTATTTCGCAGCCTTGTCTCTGATTCTCTATATCTTCACCAAGCTCTCAGTGGATCTGTATTCGGGTGCCCTCTTTATCCAGGAGTCTTTGGGTTGGAACCTCTATGTGTCTGTCATCCTGCTCATTGGCATGACTGCTTTGCTGACTGTCACCGGAGGCCTTGTTGCAGTGATCTACACAGACACTCTCCAGGCTCTGCTTATGATCGTTGGGGCACTCACACTTATGATTATTAGCATGATGGAGATTGGCGGGTTTGAGGAAGTTAAGAGAAGGTACATGTTGGCCTCACCCAATGTTACTTCCATCTTGTTGACATACAACCTTTCCAACACAAATTCTTGTAATGTTCACCCTAAGAAAGATGCACTGAAAATGTTGCGGAATCCAACAGATGAAGATGTTCCTTGGCCTGGATTTGTTCTTGGGCAGACCCCAGCTTCAGTATGGTACTGGTGTGCTGACCAAGTCATCGTGCAGAGAGTCTTAGCAGCTAAAAACATTGCTCATGCCAAAGGCTCTACTCTTATGGCTGGCTTCTTGAAGCTTCTGCCAATGTTTATCATAGTTGTCCCAGGAATGATTTCCAGGATACTGTTTGCTGATGATATAGCTTGCATCAACCCAGAGCACTGCATGCAAGTATGTGGAAGCAGAGCTGGGTGCTCTAATATTGCTTACCCACGCCTGGTGATGAAGCTGGTTCCCGTGGGTCTCCGTGGCTTAATGATGGCAGTGATGATTGCAGCTCTGATGAGCGACTTGGACTCTATCTTTAACAGTGCCAGTACCATATTCACCCTCGATGTGTACAAACTCATCCGCAGGAGCGCAAGCTCCCGGGAACTAATGATTGTGGGGAGGATATTTGTGGCTTTTATGGTGGTGATCAGCATTGCATGGGTGCCAATCATCGTGGAGATGCAAGGAGGCCAGATGTACCTTTATATTCAGGAGGTAGCAGATTACCTGACACCCCCAGTTGCGGCCCTGTTCCTTCTGGCAATTTTCTGGAAGCGCTGCAATGAGCAAGGGGCTTTCTATGGTGGAATGGCTGGCTTTGTTCTTGGAGCAGTCCGTTTGACACTGGCCTTTGCATACCGTGCCCCAGAATGTGACCAACCCGATAACAGGCCAGGCTTCATCAAAGACATCCATTACATGTATGTGGCCACAGCATTGTTTTGGGTTACAGGACTCATTACTGTAATTGTTAGCCTTCTCACACCACCTCCCACAAAGGAACAGATTCGTACCACCACCTTTTGGTCTAAGAAGAGCCTGGTGGTGAAGGAAAGCTGCTCCCCGAAAGATGAACCATACAAAATGCAAGAGAAGAGCATTCTGAGGTGCAGTGAGAACAGTGAGGCCATCAACCACATCATTCCCAATGGGAAATCTGAAGATAGCATCAAGGGCCTTCAGCCGGAAGATGTTAATCTGTTGGTGACCTGCAGAGAAGAGGGCAATCCAGTGGCTTCATTAGGGCATTCAGAGGCAGAAACACCAGTAGATGCTTATTCCAATGGGCAAGCAGCTCTTATgggtgagaaggagagaaagaaggaaacagaggatGGAGGCCGGTACTGGAAGTTCATAGATTGGTTCTGTGGCTTTAAAAGTAAGAGCCTCAGCAAGAGGAGTCTCAGAGACCTGATGGAGGAGGAGGCTGTTTGTTTACAAATGTTGGAAGAGCCTCCACAAGTTAAACTAATACTGAATATTGGACTTTTTGCTGTGTGTTCACTTGGaattttcatgtttgtttatttctccttatgA